The following proteins come from a genomic window of Dermacentor albipictus isolate Rhodes 1998 colony chromosome 8, USDA_Dalb.pri_finalv2, whole genome shotgun sequence:
- the LOC135913014 gene encoding pneumococcal serine-rich repeat protein-like isoform X2 — MSSDPYGDLIGLLLVLAAALFLAAVVWLLVRKYRAEQSHSLDCTLPKLASPIMTPMSDSSAMKEYDRHSPSLALANQVQDAGAHLPPTVDTIHVHAKESSAAGESPDRLAESASKSTVASKSTVASKSDAGASQQVAAKPHGQPKRHGPPEGVSHSGSRLKRRHRQDVPETDGQRKAPSVAKEGSKMERLTATDLSVAGDHTKSPAGLKEHHVSKGGRKKRATKSSGGISEKTSLVSTRRKQKHHRQETDSAKPSTASKPEVASSGPPPQEVADVTAGTSASAIASMVATPALVGLATAKHDTSKAAERSSMKSAERSLHRKTSRHASSASCTRVPDVIQDAGGPPIAGGLNPSGPLVTYQAIAASGEATAQDHVMRSMSAGAVELTQSKDTSTTIADATTLPRALPNQSPDSKLEAGADDFKSAISSPAPKDAGTAALGSEVDASAAAVAANETGIGSPSDIPTASAKSVSNSAEGIAKPVAVATDEIAASQSLPIADKD; from the exons ATGTCCAGCGACCCGTACGGAGACCTGATCGGGCTGTTGCTGGTGCTGGCAGCCGCGCTGTTCCTGGCGGCCGTGGTGTGGCTGCTGGTGCGCAAGTACCGCGCCGAGCAGTCGCACAGCTTGGACTGCACGCTGCCCAAGCTGGCCAGCCCGATAATGACGCCCATGTCGGACTCCTCCGCGATGAAGGAGTACGACCGGCACTCGCCGTCGCTGGCCCTCGCAAACCAAGTGCAGGATGCCGGGGCGCACCTGCCTCCAACCGTTGATACCATTCAC GTGCACGCGAAAGAGTCGTCGGCAGCGGGAGAATCGCCGGACCGGCTCGCCGAAAGCGCTTCGAAGTCCACCGTCGCATCGAAGTCCACTGTCGCTTCGAAATCGGACGCCGGGGCCAGTCAGCAGGTGGCGGCGAAGCCGCACGGCCAACCGAAGAGGCACGGGCCACCCGAAGGAGTGAGCCACTCCGGGAGTCGACTGAAAAGGAGGCACCGCCAGGACGTTCCAGAAACCGACGGTCAGAGGAAAGCGCCGTCGGTGGCCAAGGAAGGGTCAAAGATGGAACGTCTCACGGCCACGGATCTCTCGGTTGCCGGAGATCATACGAAGTCGCCGGCCGGGCTCAAAGAGCACCACGTGTCCAAGGGAGGGCGAAAAAAGAGGGCCACGAAATCGTCTGGTGGTATCAGCGAGAAGACATCTCTTG TCTCAACCAGGCGCAAGCAGAAGCACCACCGCCAGGAGACGGATTCTGCTAAACCTTCCACCGCTAGCAAACCGGAAGTGGCGTCATCTGGTCCTCCTCCACAGGAGGTTGCAGATGTGACTGCCGGCACCTCGGCTTCCGCGATCGCTAGCATGGTTGCCACTCCCGCTCTTGTCGGCTTGGCCACCGCAAAGCACGATACCTCAAAG GCTGCGGAGCGGTCATCAATGAAGTCCGCTGAGAGATCGCTGCACAGGAAGACCAGCAGGCACGCCTCCAGCGCCAGCTGTACACGTGTCCCTGACGTCATTCAAGACGCCGGGGGCCCACCAATCGCCGGTGGGCTGAACCCATCGGGGCCACTTGTCACTTACCAGGCAATCGCTGCTAGTGGCGAGGCGACGGCGCAAGACCACGTTATGCGGTCCATGTCAGCTGGAGCCGTCGAACTAACGCAGTCTAAAGACACCTCGACGACTATCGCAGACGCTACAACCTTGCCCCGGGCATTGCCCAATCAGAGCCCCGATAGCAAGCTAGAGGCAGGTGCAGATGACTTCAAGTCGGCCATATCCTCGCCCGCACCGAAAGATGCTGGCACGGCGGCCCTTGGGTCAGAGGTGGACGCCTCAGCAGCAGCGGTAGCCGCAAATGAGACCGGCATTGGGTCGCCCTCCGATATCCCCACAGCCAGTGCCAAATCTGTATCTAACAGTGCAGAAGGCATCGCCAAGCCCGTGGCTGTAGCGACTGACGAGATAGCTGCGTCACAATCCTTGCCCATCGCCGACAAGGATTAG
- the LOC135913014 gene encoding pneumococcal serine-rich repeat protein-like isoform X1 encodes MSSDPYGDLIGLLLVLAAALFLAAVVWLLVRKYRAEQSHSLDCTLPKLASPIMTPMSDSSAMKEYDRHSPSLALANQVQDAGAHLPPTVDTIHVHAKESSAAGESPDRLAESASKSTVASKSTVASKSDAGASQQVAAKPHGQPKRHGPPEGVSHSGSRLKRRHRQDVPETDGQRKAPSVAKEGSKMERLTATDLSVAGDHTKSPAGLKEHHVSKGGRKKRATKSSGGISEKTSLVSTRRKQKHHRQETDSAKPSTASKPEVASSGPPPQEVADVTAGTSASAIASMVATPALVGLATAKHDTSKTSLHFRSAEDAANAHDCYLLQWFSLSRWPNRNAPSVSKHWLVRDKFAAERSSMKSAERSLHRKTSRHASSASCTRVPDVIQDAGGPPIAGGLNPSGPLVTYQAIAASGEATAQDHVMRSMSAGAVELTQSKDTSTTIADATTLPRALPNQSPDSKLEAGADDFKSAISSPAPKDAGTAALGSEVDASAAAVAANETGIGSPSDIPTASAKSVSNSAEGIAKPVAVATDEIAASQSLPIADKD; translated from the exons ATGTCCAGCGACCCGTACGGAGACCTGATCGGGCTGTTGCTGGTGCTGGCAGCCGCGCTGTTCCTGGCGGCCGTGGTGTGGCTGCTGGTGCGCAAGTACCGCGCCGAGCAGTCGCACAGCTTGGACTGCACGCTGCCCAAGCTGGCCAGCCCGATAATGACGCCCATGTCGGACTCCTCCGCGATGAAGGAGTACGACCGGCACTCGCCGTCGCTGGCCCTCGCAAACCAAGTGCAGGATGCCGGGGCGCACCTGCCTCCAACCGTTGATACCATTCAC GTGCACGCGAAAGAGTCGTCGGCAGCGGGAGAATCGCCGGACCGGCTCGCCGAAAGCGCTTCGAAGTCCACCGTCGCATCGAAGTCCACTGTCGCTTCGAAATCGGACGCCGGGGCCAGTCAGCAGGTGGCGGCGAAGCCGCACGGCCAACCGAAGAGGCACGGGCCACCCGAAGGAGTGAGCCACTCCGGGAGTCGACTGAAAAGGAGGCACCGCCAGGACGTTCCAGAAACCGACGGTCAGAGGAAAGCGCCGTCGGTGGCCAAGGAAGGGTCAAAGATGGAACGTCTCACGGCCACGGATCTCTCGGTTGCCGGAGATCATACGAAGTCGCCGGCCGGGCTCAAAGAGCACCACGTGTCCAAGGGAGGGCGAAAAAAGAGGGCCACGAAATCGTCTGGTGGTATCAGCGAGAAGACATCTCTTG TCTCAACCAGGCGCAAGCAGAAGCACCACCGCCAGGAGACGGATTCTGCTAAACCTTCCACCGCTAGCAAACCGGAAGTGGCGTCATCTGGTCCTCCTCCACAGGAGGTTGCAGATGTGACTGCCGGCACCTCGGCTTCCGCGATCGCTAGCATGGTTGCCACTCCCGCTCTTGTCGGCTTGGCCACCGCAAAGCACGATACCTCAAAG ACCAGTCTACACTTTCGAAGTGCTGAAGACGCTGCGAACGCACACGATTGCTACTTATTGCAAtggttcagcttgtcgaggtggccaaatcgaaacgcgccaagcgtctcaaagcactggcttGTCCGCGATAAATTC GCTGCGGAGCGGTCATCAATGAAGTCCGCTGAGAGATCGCTGCACAGGAAGACCAGCAGGCACGCCTCCAGCGCCAGCTGTACACGTGTCCCTGACGTCATTCAAGACGCCGGGGGCCCACCAATCGCCGGTGGGCTGAACCCATCGGGGCCACTTGTCACTTACCAGGCAATCGCTGCTAGTGGCGAGGCGACGGCGCAAGACCACGTTATGCGGTCCATGTCAGCTGGAGCCGTCGAACTAACGCAGTCTAAAGACACCTCGACGACTATCGCAGACGCTACAACCTTGCCCCGGGCATTGCCCAATCAGAGCCCCGATAGCAAGCTAGAGGCAGGTGCAGATGACTTCAAGTCGGCCATATCCTCGCCCGCACCGAAAGATGCTGGCACGGCGGCCCTTGGGTCAGAGGTGGACGCCTCAGCAGCAGCGGTAGCCGCAAATGAGACCGGCATTGGGTCGCCCTCCGATATCCCCACAGCCAGTGCCAAATCTGTATCTAACAGTGCAGAAGGCATCGCCAAGCCCGTGGCTGTAGCGACTGACGAGATAGCTGCGTCACAATCCTTGCCCATCGCCGACAAGGATTAG